The proteins below are encoded in one region of Belonocnema kinseyi isolate 2016_QV_RU_SX_M_011 chromosome 1, B_treatae_v1, whole genome shotgun sequence:
- the LOC117179797 gene encoding uncharacterized protein LOC117179797, with amino-acid sequence MIIVEAHRALKHAGTQATLYVVRGRYWFTDGRNTFIPPLSPHFGGLWEAAVKSFKHHLVRAVGYAVLTYEQLETCVVEIEAILNSRPISPLSSDPNYLRPLTPGHFLIGGPLTNFPQENLLELKPARLSLWQHAQQMRQHFWRRWHKEYINGLNARSKWNSTAPNIKVGTLAILKDNSMTDTSPMLWNMCRVIETHSGRDGIVRVVTVKTANGMYKRCVTKLCPLPTDVSDPDSATP; translated from the exons ATGATTATCGTGGAGGCGCACCGAGCGTTGAAGCATGCAGGAACTCAAGCTACCCTTTATGTCGTCCGAGGAAGATACTGGTTTACTGATGGTCGCAACACT TTTATTCCTCCATTATCACCGCACTTCGGCGGTCTATGGGAGGCTGCCGTGAAGTCTTTTAAACATCACCTCGTGCGTGCAGTCGGTTATGCAGTTCTGACCTATGAACAATTAGAAACTTGCGTTGTTGAAATTGAAGCTATCCTGAACTCCCGACCAATTAGTCCACTATCCTCGGATCCAAACTATCTCCGTCCTTTAACTCCTGGTCACTTCCTGATTGGTGGACCATTAACAAACTTTCCGCAGGAAAATCTTCTAGAATTAAAGCCAGCCAGATTATCTCTCTGGCAGCACGCACAACAAATGCGACAACACTTCTGGCGCAGGTGGCATAAAGAATACATAAATGGACTCAACGCCCGCAGCAAGTGGAATTCAACAGCACCCAATATCAAGGTTGGCACTCTGGCCATCCTCAAGGACAACAGCATGACAGATACGTCACCCATGTTATGGAATATGTGTCGCGTCATCGAAACTCACTCTGGACGCGATGGCATTGTGAGAGTAGTTACGGTGAAAACTGCCAATGGCATGTACAAGAGATGCGTAACCAAATTATGTCCACTTCCCACTGATGTATCTGATCCTGACAGTGCCACACCGTAA